The genomic interval TAAAAGCAATTGCCATGTGCCCTACCCAGTGTTTAAGTGAAAAGGGTGCTGAAATTCCAAATCCATAACCTTTTAATGGCACAATTGGGTCAATATAGGTATCGTCATAGCGGACAAAGTGGCCGTAGAGATTTTTTCCTGTTAATTTTTCAATTGTTTTTTCTGTTGTTAATAACCCAAAGGGTATTGAGTATCTTCCACACCAAAGTGTTTTCTCGTAAGCTCCATCTGACACAATCCGTTTTATTCTTGTCTTTGTAATCTTTCCCTTATAGTATTTGTCAAATAATTCAAGGTCATGCTCTCTTGCTTTTTTATGCCCCTCTTCTCCCTTTCCAAATTCAAGGTTGTGAAAGTCTTCCCCATAATGGTTTGCATCTGCCGATATTAAAAAGACAACTTCATTAAGATTAAGATTTTTTTCTTTAATGTATGAGACAATTGCCTTTGATAATTCAGAGGACAATTTTTCAATATGCGTTAAATCCATTGGCGGTATCATTACTGGCATTATTTCAATTCCTCTGTCATAGTAATTCAAAAATGGCAGCACTGCTTCAATTGAATGCTCATTTGCGTGAAGGATGTTGCTTATTATATAGTCTTTGTCGTTTAATTTTTGTTTTAAATACTCCCTCATATCAGAGACTTTTACTGGGTTATAAGGGGCATACCAGTATGAGTAGTTGTCAAATATAAGGGTGTTGGTTACTTTTCCTGCAATCTTTCTCGCTGCTTTGTGGGTTACCCCAAATATAATAGCCAGTTTTTTCCCCTTTATCTGTTTGATAAGGGAATTTAAAGTTACTCCTGAGTAAAGGTGGTCGTCGTGGGGAAATATTGCAGCAACAATATTCCCATCAATTCTGTTGTAAGGCAAATTCATTCTCTCAACAGTTTTAATTAACTCTTCAATCTGTTTGTTGCTCCAAGCATAAGAGATGTCATCAAATGGTTTTCTTACATTGTCCTTAGAAAAAACCGCAGTCCCGAATAGCAAAAAGACGCTTAAAAAAATTAAATATCTCATAAATCCTCCCTTTCAGAGGTAATATAGTGGCAACCTGAACTTTCCCTGTTTCTCAAAGCCT from Thermotomaculum hydrothermale carries:
- the amrB gene encoding AmmeMemoRadiSam system protein B, whose amino-acid sequence is MRYLIFLSVFLLFGTAVFSKDNVRKPFDDISYAWSNKQIEELIKTVERMNLPYNRIDGNIVAAIFPHDDHLYSGVTLNSLIKQIKGKKLAIIFGVTHKAARKIAGKVTNTLIFDNYSYWYAPYNPVKVSDMREYLKQKLNDKDYIISNILHANEHSIEAVLPFLNYYDRGIEIMPVMIPPMDLTHIEKLSSELSKAIVSYIKEKNLNLNEVVFLISADANHYGEDFHNLEFGKGEEGHKKAREHDLELFDKYYKGKITKTRIKRIVSDGAYEKTLWCGRYSIPFGLLTTEKTIEKLTGKNLYGHFVRYDDTYIDPIVPLKGYGFGISAPFSLKHWVGHMAIAFTLE